A region from the Serinibacter arcticus genome encodes:
- a CDS encoding FUSC family protein, which translates to MSSRVPRGLRLGLDRARDGLVPVAWVSLATGVAYAVAGLVLGHPYPFFAAVAAFSALGFTADVQPRRVGEVALGISLGVGMGEAIQLTFGSGPLQTTAVVFVAVMIAKVLDPSPVLTTQSAVQSIVVLGLPIVSSSGGGIGRWTDALMGGAVALVFSLVIPRDPRRRPRALARTTLAELAEVLGRLGRGLHRGDPESVADALQRARSTQALLVSWEGAVSSASATARFSPAWHRHVGTVADLADACEFTDRAIRTTRVLARRAAVAVADGHADERLAGVVEELGVVTRRLGALIGSGRDAAEAVPELRAVAEQLGTAAERDPVRHTLLSLLRSVTFDLLRAAGQDERQAAEALRQRGGA; encoded by the coding sequence GCTCCCGGGTCCCGCGCGGCCTGCGCCTGGGACTCGATCGCGCGCGGGACGGCCTCGTCCCCGTCGCCTGGGTGAGCCTGGCCACGGGCGTGGCCTACGCCGTCGCCGGGCTCGTGCTGGGGCACCCCTACCCGTTCTTCGCCGCGGTGGCCGCGTTCTCGGCCCTCGGCTTCACCGCCGACGTCCAGCCGCGACGCGTGGGGGAGGTGGCGCTGGGGATATCGCTCGGCGTCGGGATGGGCGAGGCGATCCAGCTGACGTTCGGGTCGGGGCCGCTGCAGACCACCGCCGTCGTGTTCGTCGCGGTGATGATCGCCAAGGTCCTCGACCCCTCGCCCGTGCTCACGACGCAGTCGGCGGTGCAGTCGATCGTCGTGCTGGGGCTGCCCATCGTGTCCTCCTCCGGCGGCGGGATCGGCCGTTGGACGGACGCCCTGATGGGCGGCGCCGTCGCCCTCGTGTTCTCCCTGGTCATCCCGCGCGACCCGCGCCGTCGTCCCCGTGCGCTCGCGCGGACGACGCTCGCGGAGCTCGCCGAGGTGCTCGGACGGCTCGGACGCGGGCTGCACCGGGGCGACCCCGAGTCGGTGGCCGATGCGCTGCAGCGCGCCCGATCCACGCAGGCGCTCCTGGTGTCGTGGGAGGGCGCGGTGAGCTCCGCCTCGGCGACGGCGCGGTTCTCCCCGGCCTGGCACCGCCACGTCGGCACGGTCGCCGATCTGGCGGACGCGTGCGAGTTCACGGACCGGGCCATCCGCACGACGCGGGTGCTCGCCCGGCGCGCGGCGGTCGCCGTCGCCGACGGCCACGCCGACGAGCGGCTGGCGGGCGTGGTCGAGGAGCTCGGCGTCGTCACGCGACGGCTCGGCGCGCTCATCGGGTCCGGACGCGACGCGGCCGAGGCGGTGCCCGAGCTGCGGGCCGTGGCCGAGCAGCTCGGGACGGCCGCCGAGCGCGATCCGGTGCGCCACACGCTGCTGTCGCTGCTGCGCTCGGTGACCTTCGACCTGCTGCGGGCCGCCGGTCAGGACGAGCGCCAGGCCGCCGAGGCCCTGCGGCAGCGGGGCGGCGCGTAG